One Fusarium falciforme chromosome 1, complete sequence genomic window carries:
- a CDS encoding SPX domain-containing protein codes for MLIVQDLKTRSKTWTSTRSGKRTPTVRPGVVVMKFGEQLRSSVIHEYQWYYIDYDGLKDELKHPTGPIKLGSKGPEWTEDDETRFVGKLEAELEKVHTKQQVKAMEISRRIAVSEREVKEVVNRLNERGLDENGPSEEEFMLLEEDLSDIIADVHDLAKFVQLNYTGFYKIIKKHDKLTGWHLRPVFDTRLKAKPFYKENYDASVIKLSKLYDLVRTRGNPVKGDSAAGGGQANFIRQTTKYWVHPDNVTELKLIILKHLPVLVFNANKDFDPEDSAITSIYYDNPETWDLYEGRLKKTEGAEAIRLRWYGGMKTETIFVERKTHREDWTGEKSVKARFATKEKNINAYMRGELLPAAIFEKARKEGKKSEKAIAEDERLASEIQYSVLKNGYKPVCRSFYNRTAFQLPADARVRISLDTELTMIREDNLDGRTRSGDNWRRMDIGIDYPFSQLPPEDIVRFPYAVLEVKLQTQAGQEPPEWVRQLISSHLVEAVPKFSKFIHGTACLFPDRINLLPFWMPQMDVDIRKPVSHDFGIRRPGMSGTTTTSDDEDDLDSDDEELVPSSRNHTNGESSAQGGSRRHPLPADVEGQIADLPAENEDYPIYDSDDEYDESFELEQAKRIGGWHYYSTLISTKSRAAAHQVVSALKYAIPAPRSTQVPRSDRLQALFGSAQIQTKKFKAPHGKKIYVPVRVEPKVYFAAERTFLGWLEYSIYIGTIAVTLLNFGSHPTPAHFWVAGIFTLLAIMSLCYSVVTYLYRSNAIRTRKVVKYYDRWGPSVLCVALFVGVALNFAFEGRERKIW; via the exons ATGCTGATCGTCCAGGACCTCAAGACCCGTTCCAAGACTTGGACAAGCACCCGCTCGGGCAAACGCACCCCCACGGTCCGGCccggcgtcgtcgtcatgaAGTTCGGCGAGCAGCTCCGCTCCAGCGTCATCCACGAGTACCAATGGTACTACATCGACTACGATGGACTGAAGGACGAGCTCAAGCATCCTACCGGTCCCATCAAGCTTGGGTCCAAGGGGCCTGAGTGgaccgaggatgatgagacgCGCTTCGTCGGCaagctcgaggccgagctcgaAAAGGTCCATACCAAACAGCAGGTCAAGGCTATGGAGATCTCGCGCCGTATCGCTGTCAGCGAGcgcgaggtcaaggaggtaGTCAATCGTCTCAACGAGCGCGGTCTCGACGAGAACGGCCCCAGCGAGGAGGAGTTTAtgcttctcgaggaggatctCAGTGATATTATCGCAGACGTCCACGATCTCGCCAAGTTTGTCCAGCTCAACTACACGGGATTCtacaagatcatcaagaagcacGAC AAATTGACCGGATGGCACCTGCGCCCCGTCTTCGATACCCgactcaaggccaagccttTCTATAAGGAAAACTACGATGCGTCCGTCATTAAGCTGTCGAAGCTCTATGATCTTGTCCGAACGCGAGGCAACCCTGTCAAGGGCGACAGCGCCGCTGGTGGTGGCCAGGCCAACTTTATCCGACAGACGACCAAATACTGGGTTCACCCCGACAATGTGACGGAGCTgaagctcatcatcctcaagcaCTTGCCCGTCCTTGTCTTCAACGCCAACAAGGACTTTGACCCCGAAGATTCGGCAATTACCTCGATCTACTACGACAACCCCGAGACCTGGGACCTGTACGAGGGCCGACTGAAGAAGACTGAGGGTGCCGAGGCGATTCGTCTGAGATGGTATGGAGGAATGAAGACCGAGACCATCTTTGTGGAGCGCAAGACGCATCGTGAGGACTGGACTGGCGAGAAGTCGGTCAAGGCACGGTTCGccaccaaggagaagaacatcAACGCGTACATGAGGGGAGAGCTGCTTCCTGCTGCCATCTTTGAGAAGGCGcgcaaggagggcaagaagtCTGAAAAGGCTATTGCTGAGGATGAGCGACTGGCTTCAGAGATCCAGTACTCGGTGCTCAAGAACGGTTATAAGCCTGTCTGCCGATCCTTCTACAACCGCACAGCTTTCCAGCTCCCCGCTGATGCTCGAGTGCGAATCTCGCTTGACACGGAGCTCACCATGATCCGAGAGGATAATCTGGATGGGCGCACTCGATCTGGAGATAACTGGCGGCGCATGGATATTGGCATTGATTATCCCTTCTCACAGCTGCCCCCTGAGGATATTGTGCGATTCCCTTATGCCGTTCTGGAGGTCAAGCTCCAAACTCAGGCTGGACAGGAGCCCCCCGAGTGGGTTCGCCAGCTGATCTCTTCTCACCTGGTGGAAGCTGTTCCCAAGTTCTCCAAGTTCATCCACGGCACAGCATGCTTGTTCCCTGACCGGATCAACCTCCTGCCTTTCTGGATGCCTCAGATGGATGTGGACATTCGCAAGCCCGTCAGCCACGACTTTGGTATCCGACGACCCGGCATGTCGGGAACCACGACCACCtcagatgacgaggatgatttGGActctgacgacgaagagTTGGTACCTTCGAGCCGCAATCATACCAACGGAGAGTCGAGCGCCCAGGGCGGTAGCCGACGCCATCCCCTTCCCGCAGATGTCGAGGGCCAGATTGCGGACTTGCCAGCCGAGAACGAGGACTATCCCATCTACGACTCGGATGACGAGTACGATGAGAGCTTCGAGCTGGAGCAGGCCAAGAGGATAGGTGGATGGCATTACTACTCGACCCTCATCTCGACCAAGAGCCGAGCTGCCGCCCATCAGGTGGTCTCGGCCCTCAAGTATGCCATCCCGGCGCCTCGAAGCACGCAGGTGCCCCGGAGCGACAGATTGCAGGCACTGTTTGGGTCGGCGCAGATTCAGACCAAGAAGTTCAAGGCACCACATGGAAAGAAGATTTACGTGCCTGTGCGCGTCGAGCCCAAGGTGTACTTTGCGGCCGAGAGGACATTTTTGGGATGG CTGGAATACTCGATTTATATTGGCACTATTGCTGTGACGTTGCTCAACTTTGGCAGCCATCCTACGCCAGCACACTTTTGGGTGGCTGGTATCTTTACTCTCCTGGCTATCATGAGTCTCTGCTACTCAGTGGTTACATACTTGTACCGAAGCAACGCGATACGAACGCGCAAGGTTGTCAAGTACTATGATCGCTGGGGTCCGAGTGTGCTCTGCGTGGCACTCTTTGTGGGAGTGGCCCTGAACTTTGCATTCGAGGGCAGGGAGAGGAAGATCTGGTAA
- a CDS encoding Arginine N-methyltransferase 2 → MTAPTAKIDDSMPARISSDCPDEIREVLYHAWGHDRSGLKALLRTTGKANAQDIKTGETPLHAAIRACGPVSPEDDSADQEEDGCVEEAKEIVQDLFLNGAIWNDVDSNNETPGCVALRLGRKTLYNLCVEAGVRAELLFALMGGDYEQLSSGSEDGDEMQIEENEDEVPQLVSTEEVVAAPEEAKFVPPDAKEKPVTSEEYLSSKLTYDDAKLVDSDLNGVMMAWETDIMRRSVAALVPDSAPGKRILNIGFGMGIIDGMFADLKPSRHHIIEAHPSVLEHLAQPGSKFGPEWEKSGPEEGAFKVHKGKWQDVVPKLLEDGEVYDAIYFDTFGEDYSQLRHFFTECIIGIMDQEGRFSFFNGLGADRKICYDVYTKVVEMQCADAGLDVDWEESDVDMAGLDQAGKGEWEGVRRRYWTLDKYRLPVCTFMG, encoded by the exons ATGACAGCACCGACAGCGAAGATCGATGACTCCATGCCTGCGCGCATCTCCTCAGACTGCCCAGACGAGATCCGAGAAGTTCTATACCATGCATGGGGCCATGACCGGAGCGGTCTGAAGGCACTCCTGCGAACCACCGGCAAGGCCAACGCTCAAGACATCAAGACGGGCGAGACGCCTCTACATGCAGCTATCCGCGCCTGCGGACCAGTCTCTCCCGAGGATGACAGCGCTGATCAAGAGGAGGACGGTTGtgttgaggaggccaaggagattgtCCAGGACTTGTTCCTCAACGGCGCCATCTGGAACGATGTCGACAGCAACAACGAGACCCCCGGCTGCGTCGCCCTCCGGCTCGGCCGCAAGACCCTATACAATCTGTGCGTCGAGGCTGGAGTTCGCGCAGAGCTGCTCTTTGCCTTGATGGGCGGTGACTACGAGCAgctgtcttctggctcagaaGATGGCGACGAGATGCAGATAGAGGAGAACGAAGACGAAGTCCCCCAGCTCGTATCCACCGAAGAAGTCGTCGCCGCACCCGAAGAGGCCAAATTCGTGCCCCCCGATGCAAAGGAGAAGCCCGTCACGAGCGAAGAATACCTCAGCTCCAAGCTGACATACGACGACGCCAAGCTCGTCGACTCAGACCTGAACGGTGTCATGATGGCCTGGGAGACGGACATCATGCGCCGCTCCGTCGCCGCTCTGGTCCCCGACTCGGCCCCTGGCAAGCGCATCCTCAATATTGGCTTCGGCATGGGCATCATCGATGGCATGTTTGCCGACCTCAAGCCCTCCCGCCACCACATCATCGAGGCCCACCCCTCCGTCCTCGAGCACCTCGCCCAGCCGGGCTCCAAGTTCGGCCCTGAGTGGGAGAAGAGCGGGCCTGAAGAGGGCGCCTTCAAGGTGCACAAGGGCAAGTGGCAGGATGTTGTGCCCAAGCTGCTCGAGGACGGTGAGGTCTACGACGCCATCTACTTTGACACTTTTGGCGAAGACTACTCGCAGCTGCGTCACTTCTTCACGGAGTGCATCATCGGCATCATGGACCAGGAGGGCCggttcagcttcttcaatgGACTCGGCGCCGACAGAAAGATATGCTACGACGTCTACACCAAGGTGGTCGAGATGCAGTGCGCCGATGCCGGCCTTGACGTCGATTGGGAGGAGAGCGACGTCGACATGGCTGGCCTAGACCAGGCCGGCAAGGGAGAATGGGAGGGCGTGCGGCGACGGTACTGGACCCTCGACA AATACCGATTGCCCGTCTGTACATTCATGGGCTAG